A genome region from Rhodanobacter thiooxydans includes the following:
- a CDS encoding TIGR04283 family arsenosugar biosynthesis glycosyltransferase gives MTSLSVIVPLAPGETEWPELLRQLADLPSGSEVIVVCADDESRPPLTTWPAQLHYRQCRSEAGRARQQNLGAGLATGDWLWFLHADSRLRPGTLHELQHFIGQRAEALGWFTLAFRGDGPRWTALNAAGANWRARWLGLPFGDQGLLLPRHCFAALHGFDEQARYGEDHLLVWAARHAGLPLRRIPAVLETSARKYARHGWLSTTLRHWRLTAAQAWPAWRATRRTRA, from the coding sequence ATGACCTCGTTGTCGGTGATCGTGCCGCTGGCGCCCGGCGAAACCGAATGGCCCGAGCTGCTGCGGCAGCTGGCGGACTTGCCGAGCGGCAGCGAGGTGATCGTGGTGTGCGCCGATGACGAGTCGCGGCCGCCACTGACGACGTGGCCCGCGCAGCTGCACTATCGGCAGTGCCGCAGCGAGGCCGGCCGTGCCCGCCAGCAGAATCTCGGCGCCGGCCTGGCTACGGGCGACTGGTTGTGGTTCCTGCACGCCGACTCGCGCTTGCGTCCCGGCACCCTGCATGAATTACAGCACTTCATCGGGCAGCGCGCCGAGGCGCTAGGTTGGTTCACGCTCGCCTTTCGTGGCGATGGCCCGCGCTGGACGGCGTTGAACGCGGCCGGTGCCAACTGGCGCGCGCGCTGGCTGGGGCTGCCGTTCGGCGATCAGGGACTGCTGTTGCCCAGGCATTGCTTCGCGGCGCTGCACGGCTTCGACGAGCAGGCGCGTTACGGCGAGGACCACCTGCTGGTATGGGCCGCAAGACATGCAGGGTTGCCGCTGCGGCGCATTCCCGCCGTGCTGGAAACCAGCGCACGCAAATATGCGCGACACGGCTGGTTGAGTACCACGCTCAGGCACTGGCGACTGACCGCGGCACAGGCGTGGCCGGCATGGCGCGCCACGCGGCGGACGAGGGCATGA
- a CDS encoding TIGR04282 family arsenosugar biosynthesis glycosyltransferase: MARHAADEGMTTALAIFVKTPGHSPLKTRLAAVIGERAALNFHRLASAAVAAVAESARPLITPYWAVAEADDAAHAAWPDFPTIWQGEGDLGTRMHHVLETLLSRHDSVLLVGADVPQLTSGQLAQAAQALAEPPVAFVFGPATDGGFWLFGANTPVPLAIWQSVRYSQGDTCLALRRALPATGSIADLPVLADVDNADDLPRVLGALGRLPEALPAQRALADWMQRQLAEFPTA, encoded by the coding sequence ATGGCGCGCCACGCGGCGGACGAGGGCATGACGACCGCGCTGGCCATTTTCGTCAAGACTCCGGGTCATTCGCCGCTGAAGACGCGGCTGGCAGCCGTTATCGGCGAACGCGCCGCGCTCAACTTCCATCGGCTGGCCAGCGCTGCCGTGGCGGCGGTGGCCGAGTCGGCCCGGCCGCTCATCACGCCTTACTGGGCGGTAGCCGAGGCCGACGACGCGGCACACGCAGCATGGCCGGACTTTCCCACGATCTGGCAAGGGGAGGGCGATCTGGGCACGCGCATGCATCACGTCCTCGAGACCCTGCTGAGCCGGCACGACAGCGTGCTGCTGGTGGGCGCGGACGTGCCGCAGCTCACGTCGGGGCAACTGGCCCAGGCCGCGCAGGCACTGGCCGAGCCCCCGGTGGCGTTCGTGTTCGGTCCCGCCACCGATGGTGGCTTCTGGTTGTTCGGCGCCAACACGCCGGTGCCGCTGGCGATCTGGCAGTCGGTGCGCTATTCGCAGGGCGACACCTGCCTGGCGTTGCGCAGGGCACTGCCAGCGACGGGAAGCATCGCCGATCTGCCCGTGCTCGCCGATGTCGACAACGCCGACGATCTGCCGCGGGTGCTGGGCGCGCTTGGCCGGCTGCCGGAGGCCTTGCCGGCGCAGCGTGCGCTGGCGGATTGGATGCAGCGGCAACTTGCAGAATTTCCAACCGCCTGA
- a CDS encoding inorganic phosphate transporter, translated as METLLVLTVLFLAATNGANDNFKGVAVLYGSRRGGYWTSLGWASITTLAGSLSSVFLARALLKAFTGAGLVPAEVAAQLPFALAVAGGAGITVALAAWRGQPISTTHALVGAMSGVGLMAVGSAVKFGTLGHSFLLPLLATPVIAVLPAYLLAPWLRRLTARAEREPECECTVSAVQVSADGLMLRTGMPVALAGTVAECESVGARRVWRPDARGLVDGLLYLSGGAVSFARGLNDTPKIAALLLPVAALDGNASALAVGLAMLVGGLLGAARVARTMSDRITRLDAGGALAAGLTTSLLVGTASFSGLPVSTTHVSVGALAGSGISNGAGVDRPVMTAIVLSWLITVPVGAMFGALLYLWLG; from the coding sequence ATGGAAACCCTGCTCGTACTGACCGTGCTGTTCCTCGCCGCCACCAACGGCGCCAACGACAATTTCAAGGGCGTGGCCGTCCTGTACGGCAGTCGCCGCGGCGGTTACTGGACCAGCCTGGGCTGGGCGAGCATCACCACCCTGGCCGGATCGTTGTCCTCGGTGTTCCTCGCGCGTGCGCTGCTGAAGGCGTTCACGGGTGCCGGCCTGGTGCCGGCCGAGGTCGCGGCACAGCTACCGTTTGCGCTGGCGGTCGCCGGCGGCGCCGGTATCACTGTCGCGCTGGCCGCCTGGCGTGGGCAGCCGATCTCGACCACCCACGCGCTGGTCGGCGCGATGAGCGGTGTCGGCCTGATGGCGGTCGGCTCGGCGGTGAAATTCGGCACGCTGGGACACAGCTTCCTGCTGCCGCTGCTGGCGACTCCCGTCATTGCGGTCCTGCCGGCCTACCTGCTGGCGCCGTGGCTGCGCCGGCTGACCGCCCGAGCAGAGCGCGAGCCGGAGTGCGAGTGCACGGTGAGTGCGGTGCAGGTCTCTGCGGACGGACTGATGCTGCGTACGGGCATGCCGGTGGCTCTCGCCGGTACCGTGGCCGAGTGCGAAAGCGTCGGGGCCCGGCGGGTGTGGCGGCCCGATGCCCGTGGCCTGGTGGATGGCCTGCTGTATCTCTCCGGCGGTGCGGTCAGTTTCGCCAGGGGCCTGAACGACACACCCAAGATCGCGGCGCTGCTGCTGCCGGTCGCCGCGCTGGACGGTAACGCCTCGGCGCTGGCGGTCGGCCTGGCGATGCTCGTCGGCGGCCTGTTGGGGGCGGCCCGCGTCGCCCGCACCATGAGCGACAGGATCACGCGGCTCGATGCCGGCGGGGCGCTGGCCGCCGGCCTGACCACCAGTCTGCTGGTCGGCACGGCGTCATTCAGCGGATTGCCGGTGTCCACGACCCATGTGTCGGTCGGCGCACTCGCCGGCAGCGGCATCAGCAATGGTGCCGGCGTGGATCGCCCCGTGATGACCGCCATCGTCCTTTCGTGGTTGATCACCGTGCCCGTCGGCGCGATGTTCGGCGCGCTGCTGTATTTGTGGCTCGGTTGA
- a CDS encoding DUF6969 family protein → MAPAPGRRHRGPVGGTDADAAGRRLLETYAALAARGEHLLQGLLAGKPPRQWQHYPENDAIDRVSGYQWFYHSHSPEDRPGATEHGHFHLFARRPLWARRLRSGAEKAFAALTGDPQASVTTRHLLGIGMSAKGVPTSLFTVNSWVTGDLMLSAASTERLLARMHLDTSHASIDAVLESVVALCASEIHEVMAARDATLSSRPAHGVLADQNLELLSEMTIVL, encoded by the coding sequence ATGGCACCGGCGCCTGGCCGGCGGCATCGGGGTCCCGTTGGCGGTACCGACGCCGATGCCGCCGGCCGGCGCTTGCTGGAAACCTACGCCGCCCTGGCGGCGCGCGGCGAGCATTTGTTGCAAGGCCTGCTTGCGGGCAAGCCCCCGCGACAATGGCAGCACTATCCCGAAAACGATGCGATCGATCGGGTCAGTGGCTACCAGTGGTTCTACCACTCGCACTCACCCGAAGATCGACCCGGCGCCACCGAGCACGGTCACTTCCATCTGTTTGCCCGCCGTCCGCTGTGGGCAAGGCGGCTCCGGTCGGGCGCGGAAAAGGCCTTCGCAGCGTTGACCGGCGATCCGCAGGCATCGGTCACCACCCGGCACCTGCTGGGCATAGGCATGAGCGCCAAGGGCGTGCCAACCAGTCTGTTCACCGTCAACAGCTGGGTTACCGGCGACCTGATGCTGAGCGCCGCGAGTACCGAACGGCTGCTGGCCCGGATGCACCTGGACACCAGCCACGCCAGCATCGACGCCGTGCTGGAGAGCGTGGTCGCGCTGTGTGCCAGCGAGATTCACGAAGTCATGGCGGCGCGTGATGCCACCTTGTCCAGCAGGCCGGCACATGGCGTACTGGCGGATCAGAACCTGGAGCTCCTGTCGGAAATGACCATCGTGTTGTGA
- a CDS encoding DUF1259 domain-containing protein: MNARIFRPSLRPLCLALIALSLTAAALPSVATALDPATIGKAAGVDAKAQPDGAVKIGWSRSDVPVTVDGMRLSPAAGLGSWASFTAMGDQAMVMGDTVVFQDEVDAAMDAAFAHGLSVTGLHNHFFYDQPKVYFMHIGGEGSPTQLAAGVKAVWDAVKAVRATHPQPAQGFGGATPSPGKLNATSIATIIGHPAPVTDGVAKATIAREGQMHGQPIGASMGLTTWAAFSGSDDLASIDGDFIMRADEARPVLQALRKAGIHIVALHNHMMGENPNYYFTHFWGKGKAADLAHGFRAALDAQVASAKH, from the coding sequence ATGAACGCTCGCATTTTCCGCCCCTCCCTGCGCCCGCTTTGCCTCGCGCTGATCGCGCTCAGCCTGACCGCGGCAGCCCTGCCCTCTGTCGCCACGGCCCTGGATCCCGCCACGATCGGCAAGGCCGCCGGCGTCGACGCCAAGGCGCAGCCCGATGGTGCCGTCAAGATCGGCTGGAGTCGCTCGGACGTGCCGGTCACCGTCGACGGCATGCGCCTGTCGCCGGCTGCCGGCCTCGGCTCCTGGGCGTCCTTCACCGCGATGGGCGATCAGGCCATGGTCATGGGGGACACCGTCGTCTTCCAGGACGAGGTCGACGCCGCCATGGACGCCGCCTTCGCGCACGGCTTGAGCGTCACCGGGCTGCACAACCATTTCTTCTACGACCAGCCGAAGGTGTACTTCATGCACATCGGTGGCGAGGGTTCACCGACGCAGCTGGCCGCTGGCGTCAAAGCGGTGTGGGATGCGGTGAAAGCGGTACGCGCAACCCATCCTCAGCCTGCGCAAGGGTTCGGCGGCGCCACACCGTCTCCGGGCAAATTGAATGCGACATCGATCGCCACGATCATCGGGCACCCTGCACCGGTCACCGATGGGGTGGCCAAGGCCACCATCGCACGAGAGGGACAGATGCACGGACAACCCATTGGCGCATCCATGGGGTTGACCACCTGGGCCGCGTTCAGCGGTAGCGATGACCTGGCGTCCATCGATGGCGATTTCATCATGCGAGCCGACGAGGCGCGCCCGGTACTGCAGGCGCTGCGCAAGGCCGGTATCCACATCGTGGCCTTGCACAATCACATGATGGGTGAGAATCCCAACTACTACTTCACCCATTTCTGGGGCAAGGGCAAAGCCGCCGACCTCGCGCACGGATTCCGTGCGGCACTGGATGCCCAGGTCGCCAGCGCGAAGCACTGA
- a CDS encoding chromate resistance protein ChrB domain-containing protein has product MKTNPSPWLMLVVSLPGRSQTPRMRLWRALKGAGAEALRDGVYVLPDNTSARDLFQAQAEEVMRIGGIAQIVPFHATDATQEAQLRGAFDRSALYAEGLEQLSMVMVELPGLAENEARRRLAAARRAVEGVVAVDFFPGKARDHAETALRDAEQTLNGQFAQDEPHAAHGLIARRNAAEYRARLWATRKHLWIDRVASAWLIRRFIDPDARFLWLDQPADCPADALGFDFDGATFTHVGARVSFEVLVTSFDLDRNAGLARLGRLIHYLDIGGVPAADAAGFASVMAGARSRRGNDDDGLLQDMTTVLDCLYAAYLDPPGESP; this is encoded by the coding sequence ATGAAAACAAATCCATCGCCTTGGCTGATGCTGGTGGTATCGCTGCCGGGACGCAGCCAGACACCACGCATGCGGCTGTGGCGTGCGCTCAAAGGAGCCGGCGCCGAGGCGCTGCGCGACGGGGTGTATGTACTGCCGGACAACACGTCGGCCCGGGACCTTTTCCAAGCCCAGGCCGAGGAGGTCATGCGTATCGGTGGGATCGCCCAGATCGTGCCGTTCCATGCGACCGATGCCACTCAGGAAGCCCAGCTACGAGGCGCATTTGACCGATCGGCGCTCTACGCCGAAGGGCTGGAGCAGTTGTCCATGGTGATGGTCGAGCTGCCCGGTCTGGCAGAGAACGAGGCGCGCCGACGGCTGGCGGCGGCGCGCCGTGCGGTGGAGGGCGTCGTTGCCGTCGATTTCTTCCCCGGGAAGGCGCGGGATCACGCCGAAACCGCCTTGCGCGATGCCGAGCAGACCCTCAACGGCCAGTTCGCGCAGGACGAACCTCACGCTGCACATGGGCTGATTGCCCGCCGGAACGCCGCCGAGTACCGCGCTCGCCTCTGGGCCACCCGCAAGCACCTGTGGATCGATCGGGTGGCTTCGGCCTGGCTGATCCGGCGTTTCATCGATCCGGATGCCCGCTTCCTCTGGCTGGACCAGCCCGCGGATTGTCCAGCTGACGCCCTGGGCTTCGATTTCGACGGTGCCACGTTCACCCACGTCGGTGCCCGGGTGAGTTTCGAAGTCCTGGTGACCAGTTTCGACCTGGATCGCAATGCCGGCCTGGCTCGTTTGGGTCGCCTGATCCACTACCTCGACATCGGTGGCGTGCCGGCCGCCGATGCCGCCGGCTTTGCCAGTGTCATGGCCGGTGCGCGAAGCCGTCGCGGCAACGACGACGACGGCTTGCTGCAGGACATGACCACCGTGCTCGACTGTTTGTACGCCGCATACCTCGACCCACCAGGAGAATCGCCATGA
- a CDS encoding MFS transporter, which produces MNLVAASSRRTFDPLYSLFAARALRDFGDSFVAILLSAYLLALGFSPFAVGVLATASLLGSACLTFAAGWLGARYGVRRLLLFAAGLMVASGLAFAIFRDYGVLLIVAFAGTINPSAGNVSVFVPLEHAALAREAGDQDRTRMFARYSLAGALAAALGALFASVPELAAPLGVGRLTTIRAMFVLYALLGVAGRYLYTRLPRHAVNGAAVPVSALGPSRSIVMRLAALFSLDAFAGGFVVQSLLALWLFQRFHLSLTAAGVFFFGTGLLSALSYPVAARLSRRIGLVNTMVFTHIPSSIALMLAAFAPSLAPALAWLLVRAALSQMDVPTRSSYVMAVVTEPERSAAASFTSVPRSLASSASPALAGALFAASSFAWPLLICGSLKILYDLLLLAQFRHLKPPEER; this is translated from the coding sequence ATGAATTTAGTGGCCGCATCCTCACGGCGGACGTTCGATCCGCTGTATAGCCTGTTTGCCGCTCGCGCATTACGCGATTTTGGCGACAGCTTCGTCGCGATCCTGCTCTCGGCCTATCTGCTGGCACTGGGTTTTTCGCCGTTCGCGGTCGGCGTACTGGCCACTGCCTCGCTGCTCGGTTCGGCGTGCCTGACCTTCGCGGCCGGGTGGCTGGGTGCACGCTACGGAGTCCGCCGGCTATTGCTGTTCGCCGCCGGACTGATGGTCGCCAGCGGGCTGGCGTTCGCCATCTTTCGTGATTACGGCGTTCTGTTGATCGTCGCCTTCGCCGGCACGATCAACCCGTCCGCCGGCAACGTCAGCGTGTTCGTGCCGCTGGAGCACGCCGCACTGGCACGCGAAGCCGGCGATCAGGACCGCACCCGGATGTTCGCGCGCTACAGTCTGGCCGGCGCCTTGGCCGCAGCCTTGGGTGCACTCTTCGCCAGCGTCCCCGAACTGGCAGCACCACTGGGCGTAGGCCGGTTGACCACGATACGGGCCATGTTCGTGCTGTACGCCTTGCTAGGAGTGGCGGGGCGATACCTCTATACGCGCCTTCCCCGGCATGCCGTCAATGGAGCGGCCGTCCCGGTGAGTGCACTTGGCCCTTCGCGCAGCATCGTCATGAGGCTCGCGGCCCTGTTCAGCCTGGACGCCTTCGCCGGTGGATTCGTCGTGCAATCGCTGCTCGCCTTGTGGTTGTTCCAGCGGTTCCATCTCTCGCTGACGGCGGCCGGTGTGTTCTTTTTCGGCACGGGGTTGCTGTCCGCGCTGTCGTATCCGGTGGCCGCGCGACTGTCGCGACGGATCGGTCTGGTCAACACGATGGTGTTCACGCACATCCCCTCCAGCATCGCGTTGATGCTCGCGGCTTTCGCCCCGTCGCTTGCGCCGGCGCTGGCATGGCTGCTGGTGCGCGCCGCGTTGTCGCAGATGGATGTGCCGACACGCTCGTCCTACGTGATGGCCGTAGTGACCGAGCCCGAGCGCAGTGCCGCCGCCAGCTTCACTTCGGTGCCGCGCAGCCTGGCATCCTCCGCGAGTCCTGCACTGGCGGGTGCGCTGTTCGCAGCTTCGTCTTTCGCCTGGCCGCTGCTGATCTGCGGCTCACTCAAGATCCTCTACGACCTGCTGTTACTGGCGCAGTTCCGGCACCTCAAGCCACCGGAAGAACGGTGA
- a CDS encoding YncE family protein has protein sequence MNLKADRTLCRGLMALVAFASLVVTTPACSGANSPGSRLPLTTLAEVLLPGRATRWDYASLDERSHLLFLAHLGDSAVVVFDTAQRKVVATIPDVSSVHGVLYVPELDRVYASATGADEVVAIDAKTFKIIARTPAGDYPDGMAYAPDVHKLYVSDEHGGTDTVIDVRSNARVATIPLGGEVGNTQYDPVTRHIFANAQTRKQLVEIDPATDRVISRISLPGAVGNHGLYIDGASRLAFIACEDNSKLLVLDLTSRTVRATFDVADDPDVLAFDASLGWLYVAGESGEVSIFKVTGRTVRPLATAVLGPNAHVVAVDGTTHQAYFPLKPMWGKSKLRITRPQL, from the coding sequence ATGAACCTCAAGGCAGACCGCACCCTCTGTCGAGGCCTGATGGCCTTGGTGGCCTTTGCATCACTGGTCGTAACCACGCCCGCGTGCAGCGGGGCGAACAGTCCGGGTAGCCGGTTGCCGCTGACCACGCTCGCGGAGGTGCTATTACCCGGCAGAGCCACGCGCTGGGACTACGCCAGCCTCGACGAACGAAGCCATCTTCTTTTCCTGGCGCATCTGGGCGACAGCGCCGTCGTCGTGTTCGACACCGCCCAGCGCAAGGTGGTGGCGACCATTCCCGACGTCAGCTCCGTCCACGGTGTGCTGTATGTGCCGGAGCTGGATCGGGTATACGCCTCGGCGACCGGCGCCGATGAAGTGGTCGCCATCGACGCCAAAACCTTCAAGATCATTGCGCGCACGCCGGCGGGCGATTATCCGGACGGCATGGCCTATGCCCCGGACGTGCACAAGCTGTATGTCTCCGACGAACACGGCGGCACCGATACCGTGATCGACGTGCGATCGAACGCCCGGGTGGCCACGATCCCGCTGGGCGGCGAGGTGGGCAACACCCAGTACGATCCGGTCACCCGGCACATCTTCGCGAACGCGCAGACCCGCAAGCAGCTGGTGGAAATCGACCCAGCTACCGACAGGGTGATCAGCCGGATCAGCCTTCCCGGAGCCGTCGGCAATCACGGTCTCTACATCGATGGCGCCTCACGTCTGGCTTTCATCGCCTGTGAGGACAACAGCAAGTTGCTGGTTCTGGACCTGACCAGTCGAACAGTGCGGGCCACCTTCGACGTTGCCGACGATCCGGATGTCCTGGCCTTCGATGCTTCGCTCGGCTGGCTCTACGTGGCCGGTGAATCCGGCGAGGTGTCGATTTTCAAGGTCACCGGGCGCACCGTTCGACCGCTCGCCACCGCGGTGCTCGGCCCGAATGCCCACGTCGTCGCCGTGGATGGCACCACGCACCAGGCCTATTTCCCGTTGAAGCCCATGTGGGGCAAGTCCAAGCTGCGAATCACGCGACCACAGCTGTAG
- a CDS encoding ester cyclase, producing MIDNTSNGTVTGTKATRVGDYGSSCGCRLAMRGGRTLLWHFAGATVRESDSQPEQERPMQGDAVKRNLKGMDDLDFTGWNNGDWTGVFAHHHTDDVLVDWKGQAPTRGIQQHIDAMKAYVESAGGTPPQITSHPIAFGSGEWTCVVGEFEGGGRMVTVAKWRDGAIAEEYIWA from the coding sequence ATGATCGACAACACCAGCAACGGCACGGTCACGGGTACCAAGGCCACACGGGTCGGCGACTACGGCAGTTCCTGTGGTTGCCGTTTGGCAATGCGGGGCGGCAGGACGTTGTTGTGGCATTTTGCCGGTGCTACGGTTCGGGAGTCTGATTCGCAGCCAGAACAGGAGAGGCCCATGCAAGGCGACGCGGTTAAACGTAATCTGAAGGGCATGGATGATCTCGACTTCACCGGATGGAACAACGGCGACTGGACCGGAGTGTTCGCCCATCACCACACCGACGATGTCCTGGTGGACTGGAAGGGTCAGGCTCCGACTCGCGGGATTCAGCAGCATATCGACGCCATGAAAGCGTATGTCGAATCGGCGGGTGGCACGCCACCGCAGATAACCTCCCATCCGATTGCTTTCGGATCCGGCGAGTGGACTTGCGTCGTCGGCGAGTTCGAAGGCGGAGGACGCATGGTAACCGTCGCCAAGTGGCGCGACGGCGCCATTGCTGAAGAGTACATCTGGGCTTAG
- a CDS encoding sigma-54-dependent Fis family transcriptional regulator has product MTRTVVAGWRNAGWVDAFISCSCCAGGTPWQSLNAIAVPSLHERLHSALCAGQAANGAGLRLRKWSIDAPQLDDLRMLQCNQTVLGPAERPATPERRAACHRPTSSVAAPMPAISVQNDLLDSLRSLIRFESSSGLIWLDQHRMMLLHTGALGALRRELLESLGEQRARGLLLRMGFVSGQRDAQLARKLRPDLVDQVESFATGPLLHSLEGVVKVVKVKQDIDIQRGRYYGEYLWQNSWECESHVRESGYSDDPECWSQIGYASGYTSAFMNRFIVFKEVECTAQGDPCCRIVGKPAEEWHDPDYLQYFRPDSIAHELLDLQMEVEHLRSSIARPRYDGPLVGASSKFLDAMALLRNATPSQISVLLLGETGVGKEIFAHWLHDNGPRAAQPFVAVNCGAIPDNLIEAELFGVEKGAYTDAQSSRAGRFERADGGTLFLDEVGDLPPSAQVKLLRALQSGEIERLGGERVKVVNVRVVAATNVDLLKAVQEGRFRADLYYRLATFPITIPPLRERRVDIPLLAERFIEKFSRPVGKQIRGLSDRAMQSLVDYAWPGNIRELENVIERGVLLTPDNSAIDQHHLFPHAGSMPAQHLQASGAIGTDTPRHADTLAERVLESGIGLEELEDGLLQMAVERSGGNLTRAAKLLGISRAKLAYRIKCMRDIDKGD; this is encoded by the coding sequence GTGACGCGCACCGTCGTCGCGGGTTGGCGAAATGCCGGCTGGGTTGATGCATTCATCAGCTGCTCCTGTTGCGCAGGCGGAACGCCTTGGCAGTCCCTAAACGCAATCGCCGTGCCAAGCCTTCACGAACGGCTTCACAGCGCGCTTTGCGCCGGCCAAGCCGCGAACGGTGCCGGGCTGCGTTTGCGCAAATGGTCAATTGATGCGCCGCAGCTTGATGATTTGCGCATGCTGCAGTGCAATCAAACTGTGCTAGGCCCTGCCGAACGGCCTGCAACGCCCGAAAGACGGGCGGCGTGCCACCGGCCCACCTCTTCCGTGGCGGCTCCGATGCCAGCGATTTCTGTTCAGAACGACCTGCTCGACTCGCTCCGATCGCTGATTCGTTTTGAATCGTCGAGCGGGCTCATCTGGCTCGACCAGCACCGCATGATGTTGTTGCACACCGGCGCGCTCGGCGCGTTGCGGCGCGAGCTGCTGGAAAGCTTGGGCGAGCAGCGCGCGCGTGGTTTGCTGCTGCGCATGGGCTTCGTTTCCGGCCAGCGCGATGCGCAGCTGGCGCGCAAGTTGCGCCCAGACCTGGTCGATCAGGTCGAGAGCTTCGCCACCGGGCCGCTGCTGCATTCCTTGGAGGGCGTCGTCAAGGTCGTCAAGGTCAAGCAGGATATCGACATCCAGCGCGGTCGCTATTACGGCGAATACCTGTGGCAGAACTCCTGGGAATGTGAATCACACGTGCGCGAGTCCGGCTATTCGGACGATCCGGAATGCTGGTCGCAGATCGGTTATGCCTCGGGCTATACCAGCGCCTTCATGAACCGCTTCATCGTGTTCAAGGAAGTGGAGTGCACGGCGCAAGGCGACCCCTGCTGTCGCATCGTCGGCAAGCCGGCCGAGGAATGGCACGATCCCGACTACCTGCAGTACTTCCGCCCCGATTCGATCGCGCACGAATTGCTCGACCTGCAGATGGAGGTCGAGCACCTGCGCTCATCCATCGCCCGCCCGCGCTACGATGGCCCGCTGGTGGGTGCATCGTCGAAGTTCCTCGACGCGATGGCCCTGCTCCGCAACGCCACACCCAGCCAGATCAGCGTGCTGCTGCTGGGTGAGACGGGCGTGGGCAAGGAGATTTTCGCGCACTGGCTGCATGACAATGGGCCGCGCGCGGCGCAGCCGTTCGTCGCGGTCAACTGCGGCGCGATACCCGACAACCTGATCGAGGCGGAGCTGTTCGGCGTCGAGAAGGGCGCCTATACCGATGCGCAGAGCAGCCGCGCCGGCCGCTTCGAGCGCGCCGACGGCGGCACGCTGTTCCTCGACGAGGTCGGCGATCTGCCGCCCAGCGCGCAGGTCAAGCTGCTGCGTGCGCTGCAATCCGGCGAGATCGAGCGACTGGGCGGGGAACGGGTCAAGGTCGTCAACGTCCGCGTCGTCGCCGCCACCAACGTCGACCTGCTCAAGGCCGTACAGGAGGGACGCTTCCGTGCCGACCTGTATTACCGACTGGCCACCTTTCCCATCACCATTCCGCCGCTGCGCGAACGCCGCGTGGACATCCCGCTGCTGGCGGAGCGCTTCATCGAGAAATTTTCCCGCCCTGTGGGCAAGCAGATCCGCGGCCTGAGCGACCGCGCGATGCAGTCCCTGGTCGATTACGCCTGGCCGGGCAACATCCGCGAACTGGAGAACGTCATCGAGCGCGGTGTGCTGTTGACGCCGGACAACTCGGCGATCGACCAGCACCATCTTTTCCCGCACGCTGGCTCGATGCCCGCGCAGCACCTGCAGGCATCCGGCGCGATCGGCACCGATACCCCCCGCCATGCCGACACGCTGGCCGAGCGCGTGCTGGAATCCGGCATCGGGCTGGAGGAACTGGAAGACGGCCTGCTGCAGATGGCGGTGGAACGCTCGGGCGGCAACTTGACCCGCGCCGCGAAACTGCTCGGCATCAGCCGCGCAAAACTCGCCTATCGGATCAAATGCATGCGAGATATAGACAAGGGGGATTGA
- a CDS encoding phenol hydroxylase subunit, with amino-acid sequence MNASTQPAFRQPATTVRVTGGIGQRFVQFEFSLGDPDLTVELVMRPEQFREFCARHHSRFLSDPECAAVDAERLKWRYGKPDVES; translated from the coding sequence ATGAATGCATCAACCCAGCCGGCATTTCGCCAACCCGCGACGACGGTGCGCGTCACCGGGGGCATCGGGCAGCGCTTCGTGCAGTTCGAGTTTTCCCTGGGCGATCCGGATTTGACCGTGGAGCTGGTAATGCGGCCCGAGCAGTTTCGCGAGTTCTGTGCCCGGCATCACAGCCGTTTCCTGTCAGACCCGGAGTGCGCAGCCGTGGACGCCGAGCGGCTGAAATGGCGTTACGGCAAACCCGACGTCGAGAGCTGA